Proteins from a single region of Bdellovibrio bacteriovorus HD100:
- a CDS encoding fumarate hydratase — protein MSFKYFPLYEKQKDTTQYKKISSDHVRVEKIGEREVLIVEPEALELLAQEALSDVSHLLRPKHLEKLERILQDPEASPNDRFVAVDLLRNAVIAAQMEFPSCQDTGTAIVVGKKGERVFTGADDKEFLSKGIYNTYQKRNLRFSQMAPISFFEEKNTGSNLPAQIDIYSEQGEEYNFLFLAKGGGSANKSYLYQKTKAVLNPEGFEKFVRETLNSLGTAACPPYHLAFCVGGTSAEETLKIVKYASAGYLDGLPTTGSEGGRAYRDLEMEKQVEQWARETGIGAQFGGKYFVHDVRVIRLPRHGASCPIGVGVSCSADRNIKGKITRDGIFLEQLELHPEQYLPNHLKDASAEAIEIDLNKPMAETLKVLSQQKVATRVMLSGPMIVARDIAHAKLKEKVDRGEGVPQYFKDYAVYYAGPAKTPKGYASGSFGPTTSERMDPYVGTFQALGGSMIMLGKGNRSPQVTEACKQYGGFYLGSIGGPAARLGKECITKVEVLDFPELGMESVWKIEVKDFPAFIIVDDKGNDFFKSVIRKL, from the coding sequence ATGTCATTTAAATACTTCCCCCTCTATGAAAAGCAAAAAGATACGACTCAATATAAAAAGATCTCTTCCGATCACGTGCGCGTGGAAAAAATCGGCGAGCGCGAGGTTCTGATTGTTGAACCTGAAGCATTGGAACTGCTCGCTCAAGAGGCCTTGAGCGATGTTTCGCACCTGTTGCGCCCAAAGCACCTGGAAAAACTGGAAAGAATCCTTCAGGACCCTGAAGCTTCACCAAATGACCGCTTTGTGGCGGTGGATCTGCTGCGCAATGCGGTGATCGCGGCGCAGATGGAGTTCCCTTCCTGTCAGGACACGGGAACTGCAATTGTTGTCGGCAAAAAAGGGGAGCGCGTGTTCACCGGGGCTGATGACAAGGAATTCCTGTCCAAAGGGATTTACAACACCTATCAAAAACGCAATCTGCGCTTTTCTCAGATGGCGCCGATTTCTTTCTTTGAAGAAAAAAATACCGGCAGCAATCTGCCAGCCCAGATCGACATCTATTCCGAGCAGGGCGAAGAGTACAACTTCCTGTTCCTGGCTAAAGGTGGCGGCAGTGCGAATAAATCCTATCTGTATCAAAAAACCAAAGCGGTTCTGAATCCGGAAGGTTTTGAAAAGTTTGTGCGCGAAACGCTGAACTCTTTGGGCACGGCGGCTTGTCCTCCTTATCACCTGGCTTTTTGCGTGGGTGGAACGTCGGCGGAAGAAACGCTGAAGATCGTGAAATACGCATCTGCAGGTTATCTGGATGGTCTGCCGACGACAGGCAGCGAAGGCGGACGGGCCTATCGTGATCTTGAAATGGAAAAACAAGTCGAGCAGTGGGCTCGTGAAACGGGCATCGGTGCTCAGTTCGGTGGCAAGTACTTCGTGCACGACGTGCGTGTGATCCGACTGCCTCGCCACGGAGCAAGTTGCCCGATTGGTGTGGGCGTCAGCTGTTCTGCGGATCGTAACATCAAAGGCAAGATCACCCGCGACGGTATCTTCCTGGAACAATTGGAGCTTCATCCAGAGCAGTACCTGCCAAATCACCTGAAGGATGCCAGCGCCGAAGCAATTGAAATTGATCTGAACAAACCGATGGCGGAAACGCTGAAGGTTCTTTCCCAGCAAAAAGTGGCGACCCGGGTGATGTTAAGCGGTCCCATGATCGTGGCTCGCGACATCGCTCATGCGAAACTGAAAGAAAAAGTCGATCGCGGCGAAGGTGTGCCTCAGTACTTTAAGGATTATGCAGTCTATTACGCGGGCCCGGCTAAGACGCCAAAAGGCTACGCTTCCGGCTCCTTCGGGCCGACGACCAGTGAACGAATGGACCCGTATGTGGGGACGTTCCAGGCGCTGGGAGGCTCCATGATCATGTTGGGTAAGGGGAACCGCAGCCCGCAGGTCACAGAAGCCTGCAAACAGTACGGTGGCTTCTATCTGGGCTCTATTGGCGGCCCGGCGGCCCGTTTGGGCAAAGAGTGCATCACAAAAGTTGAAGTGCTGGATTTCCCGGAACTGGGTATGGAGTCTGTGTGGAAGATCGAAGTCAAAGACTTCCCGGCCTTTATCATCGTCGATGACAAAGGAAATGACTTCTTCAAGTCCGTTATCCGAAAACTTTAA
- a CDS encoding MFS transporter produces MALLLVSACLFAVIFLYFKNNPLGHSRKFMIRRFVNWFPLGMTYAFLYMGRYNLNVSKNALGDMMTKEQFGIIFAAGTITYGLSFLLNGPIVDKIGGKKGIIIAALGSSIMNLLMAGATYLYMMGTLKTNIVVAYSVLFALNMFFQSYGAVSIIKVKAYWFHVRERGVFGAIFGTLISFGVYFAFDWGQAIVEASKLQLGHEPTAFQSFIRHIFAIDTGVTNATWLVFAIPAFLLLCWALIDFVLLKDSPAEANFGDFDTADASSDYDDSNVKITIGFMLKKIFTNPVMITIALVDFTSGVLRNGIMQWYLVFAHEMKDKDAVFFEGSQFFIKNWGLLLCMTGIFGGFMAGIISDRMFQSRRGPPAAINNFIMILLLIVMAFNLMSNPTVVGIAAIMITLTVIGVHSLMSGTAAADFGGKKMTATASGIVDGCVYLGSGIQSLAIGYLSHKSWSYWPLFLIPFAVMGLLLSLRMWNELPKATKKYIEEIEKAEEKAQKLGTTTVGSSDPTPTT; encoded by the coding sequence ATGGCATTATTACTGGTCAGCGCCTGTCTGTTCGCGGTTATCTTCTTGTACTTCAAGAACAACCCGCTGGGACATTCACGCAAGTTCATGATTCGTCGTTTCGTTAACTGGTTCCCTCTGGGTATGACATATGCATTCTTGTATATGGGCCGATACAATCTGAACGTTTCCAAAAACGCCCTGGGCGACATGATGACCAAGGAGCAGTTCGGTATCATCTTCGCGGCCGGCACGATCACTTACGGTCTTTCTTTCCTTCTGAATGGACCGATCGTTGATAAAATCGGCGGAAAAAAAGGGATCATCATTGCGGCCCTGGGCTCATCCATCATGAATCTTTTGATGGCCGGTGCAACGTACCTGTACATGATGGGCACACTGAAAACCAACATCGTGGTGGCATATTCAGTATTGTTCGCTCTGAACATGTTCTTCCAATCCTACGGTGCCGTTTCCATTATTAAGGTTAAAGCATACTGGTTCCACGTTCGTGAACGCGGTGTTTTTGGCGCGATCTTCGGTACTTTGATTTCCTTCGGGGTTTACTTTGCCTTCGACTGGGGTCAGGCGATTGTTGAAGCTTCCAAGCTGCAGTTGGGCCATGAACCTACAGCCTTCCAAAGCTTCATCCGTCACATCTTCGCGATCGACACGGGCGTGACTAATGCGACCTGGCTGGTGTTTGCCATCCCGGCCTTCCTGCTTCTGTGCTGGGCTTTGATCGACTTTGTTCTTTTGAAAGACTCCCCGGCTGAAGCCAACTTCGGCGATTTCGATACAGCTGACGCATCTTCTGACTACGACGATTCCAATGTTAAAATCACTATCGGCTTCATGCTGAAAAAGATCTTCACCAACCCGGTGATGATCACCATCGCCCTGGTGGACTTCACTTCTGGTGTTCTGCGCAACGGTATCATGCAATGGTATCTGGTGTTCGCCCACGAGATGAAAGACAAGGACGCGGTGTTCTTTGAAGGCTCTCAGTTCTTTATCAAAAACTGGGGTCTGTTGCTGTGCATGACCGGCATCTTCGGCGGTTTCATGGCCGGCATCATCTCTGACCGTATGTTCCAGTCCCGCCGTGGTCCTCCTGCGGCAATCAACAATTTCATCATGATCCTTTTGTTGATCGTGATGGCATTCAATCTGATGAGCAACCCGACGGTTGTGGGTATTGCCGCGATCATGATTACTCTGACAGTTATCGGCGTTCACTCTTTGATGTCCGGTACTGCAGCTGCTGACTTCGGTGGTAAGAAAATGACGGCAACGGCTTCCGGCATCGTGGATGGTTGCGTGTACCTGGGCTCTGGTATCCAGTCCCTGGCGATCGGTTACCTGTCTCACAAGAGCTGGTCTTACTGGCCGTTGTTCCTGATCCCCTTTGCGGTGATGGGTCTTCTTCTTTCCTTGCGCATGTGGAATGAACTTCCGAAAGCGACCAAGAAATACATCGAAGAGATCGAAAAAGCGGAAGAGAAAGCTCAGAAGCTGGGCACCACCACGGTGGGCAGCTCTGACCCGACTCCGACCACATAG
- a CDS encoding universal stress protein: MRIIWALDAFEDNKELNQRMADYLTHLHQTLQAEIEPLYLLRENEIVLPTYEVPAWVTDHSKTAESLFKEVLSDYNLPFLLEPKVIPHASQSHAGAAETLSHYALRTGTDLIVVGSHGREGFQRFILGSFAESLLLQSEVPVCVVGAHTTKTRSPKNILFPTEFGEHSKDNFRHVLELAKNLKSGVTLLHAIARPIESLFDLDTRPRIYNFKGQMLTLDQIIEHTIEEQSHRAQHWVDWAHKEGVEAQFIIDNSFRGVDELVMEAIDSTEADLVVMEAQSGPMSAALLGSYTRNVVRKAHCPVYVLTRHFYDKKEDRFVEPSP; this comes from the coding sequence ATGAGAATCATCTGGGCTTTGGATGCTTTTGAAGACAACAAAGAACTCAACCAGCGCATGGCTGACTATCTGACCCATCTGCACCAGACGCTGCAGGCGGAAATTGAACCTTTGTACCTTTTGCGTGAAAACGAAATCGTGCTGCCCACCTACGAAGTCCCTGCCTGGGTCACAGATCACTCCAAAACTGCCGAATCGCTCTTTAAAGAAGTCCTGAGCGACTACAACCTTCCCTTCCTGTTAGAGCCTAAGGTCATCCCTCACGCCTCACAGTCGCACGCTGGGGCCGCAGAAACCCTGTCCCACTATGCCCTGCGCACCGGGACTGACTTGATTGTCGTCGGCAGCCATGGCCGCGAAGGCTTCCAGCGTTTTATTCTGGGAAGTTTTGCTGAAAGCCTGCTATTGCAAAGCGAAGTGCCTGTCTGCGTGGTGGGGGCGCACACCACAAAAACCCGCTCACCGAAAAACATCCTGTTCCCGACCGAGTTCGGTGAGCATTCCAAGGACAACTTCCGGCATGTTCTGGAACTGGCGAAAAATCTGAAATCCGGCGTGACTCTGCTGCATGCCATTGCACGCCCTATAGAAAGCCTTTTTGATCTGGACACGCGCCCGCGCATATACAACTTCAAAGGGCAGATGCTGACTCTGGATCAAATCATCGAACACACCATCGAAGAACAATCCCACCGCGCCCAGCACTGGGTCGACTGGGCCCACAAAGAAGGCGTGGAAGCGCAATTCATTATTGATAATTCATTCCGTGGTGTGGATGAACTGGTGATGGAAGCCATCGACAGCACCGAAGCGGATCTGGTGGTGATGGAAGCCCAGAGCGGGCCGATGAGCGCCGCCCTACTGGGAAGCTACACCCGCAACGTGGTCCGCAAAGCCCACTGTCCGGTGTACGTGCTGACCCGTCACTTCTATGACAAGAAAGAGGACCGCTTTGTCGAGCCGTCCCCTTAG
- a CDS encoding response regulator transcription factor yields MDGQNDLRHFANLGTKLGLCVKDQDKRVLYQNENSINTCGNMLGEQCTKTCMTLYKKIEECSAISEGMKLFKATEIEGHKVDALIVNDGDKITTMLYPLDESEEKFQKQEVYFREKGLTKSEIRIMQMVLQGMTNANIAEKLFISKATLKTHLNNIYKKLPESMRPSQVRN; encoded by the coding sequence GTGGACGGCCAGAATGATTTAAGGCACTTTGCAAATCTGGGGACAAAGCTGGGTTTGTGCGTGAAAGATCAGGACAAGCGAGTTCTCTATCAGAATGAAAACAGCATCAACACCTGTGGCAATATGCTGGGTGAGCAGTGCACCAAGACGTGCATGACTCTTTATAAAAAGATTGAGGAGTGTTCCGCCATCTCCGAAGGTATGAAACTTTTCAAAGCCACTGAAATTGAAGGTCACAAGGTGGATGCCCTGATCGTGAATGACGGGGATAAGATCACCACCATGCTTTATCCTCTGGATGAGAGTGAAGAAAAGTTCCAGAAGCAGGAAGTTTATTTCCGCGAAAAAGGTCTGACCAAAAGTGAAATCCGTATCATGCAGATGGTGCTTCAGGGTATGACCAACGCAAACATCGCCGAGAAGCTTTTCATCTCAAAGGCGACTTTGAAAACTCATTTGAATAATATTTATAAGAAACTTCCAGAATCCATGCGCCCGTCCCAGGTGCGCAACTAA
- a CDS encoding TetR/AcrR family transcriptional regulator gives MGAAPQTHTSPEKKYMLKIPVQKRSKETVASIVESCARLLVQEPYHAITTDKIAEMAGVSIGSLYQFFANKEAIVAAVIDDLLQKDLAYIEEKLAHLQTPDLDAKIHAFIDIGFTRFHDNRPLRTALQGVQGMLDYWETRRVFFEHYQKAVLAHMPVYQGRDRDMMALFVVSCFNNILQLGLLGPQTVEREEAIKKEVFTLFSRYLKP, from the coding sequence ATGGGTGCAGCTCCACAAACTCACACGAGTCCTGAAAAGAAGTACATGCTGAAAATCCCCGTCCAGAAACGCTCCAAAGAGACGGTGGCCAGCATTGTAGAATCCTGCGCACGCCTTCTGGTTCAAGAGCCCTACCACGCTATCACTACTGACAAGATCGCCGAGATGGCGGGCGTCAGCATCGGGTCCTTGTATCAGTTCTTTGCCAACAAAGAAGCCATTGTGGCTGCGGTGATCGACGATCTTCTGCAGAAAGATCTGGCATATATTGAAGAGAAGCTGGCTCATCTTCAAACGCCGGACCTGGACGCCAAGATCCACGCCTTCATCGACATTGGATTCACGCGCTTCCACGACAACCGCCCGCTCAGAACCGCCCTGCAAGGCGTTCAAGGAATGCTGGATTACTGGGAAACACGCCGTGTGTTCTTTGAACACTATCAAAAAGCGGTTTTGGCACATATGCCGGTTTACCAGGGACGCGATCGCGATATGATGGCCCTATTCGTCGTCAGCTGCTTTAACAACATCCTGCAATTGGGATTGTTGGGACCGCAAACTGTCGAACGCGAAGAAGCGATCAAAAAAGAAGTCTTCACTCTGTTCAGCAGATACCTGAAGCCTTAA
- a CDS encoding NAD(P)H-dependent flavin oxidoreductase: MLKKIKTSFTDTMGINYPIIAAPMFLVSNTDIVVEASEAGGIGTFPALNYRPIEQYAEALKNIKSRTKKPIGVNVIVNKSNTRQGEDIKVALDHGVEMFITSLGSPKSVIQDAHKNGAKVFCDVTNLEHALKVQDMGADGVIAVGAGAGGHAGPISPLVLIPWLKTRLQIPIIAAGGIAHGSMISACLALGASGVSVGTRFIASREAQVDQSYKDAIVNSTPEDIVMTTRVSGTPAAVINTPYVQKMGTDLPWAMKVLKDYKLTKKYMVPLIHLMGMKSLEAAATKPTWKTVWTAGQSVGLVEEILTVKEIYAKLINEYDESVKSLSQLGLE; this comes from the coding sequence ATGCTCAAAAAGATCAAAACCAGTTTCACCGACACCATGGGCATCAACTATCCCATCATCGCCGCCCCGATGTTTCTGGTCAGCAACACCGATATCGTCGTCGAAGCCAGCGAGGCCGGCGGAATCGGCACCTTCCCTGCCCTGAACTACCGCCCGATCGAACAATACGCTGAAGCTCTGAAAAACATCAAAAGCCGCACCAAGAAACCCATTGGCGTAAATGTCATTGTGAACAAAAGCAACACCCGCCAAGGCGAAGACATCAAAGTGGCTTTGGATCACGGCGTGGAAATGTTCATCACCTCCCTGGGAAGCCCCAAATCTGTGATCCAGGACGCCCACAAAAATGGCGCCAAGGTTTTTTGCGATGTCACGAATCTTGAGCACGCCCTGAAAGTTCAGGACATGGGCGCGGACGGCGTGATTGCTGTGGGCGCGGGCGCTGGCGGACACGCCGGACCGATTTCTCCGTTGGTTTTGATTCCGTGGTTGAAAACCCGACTGCAGATTCCCATCATCGCTGCCGGGGGGATCGCCCACGGCTCAATGATCTCAGCCTGCCTTGCACTGGGTGCTTCCGGCGTCAGCGTGGGAACACGATTCATCGCCAGTCGCGAAGCCCAGGTGGACCAGTCATATAAAGACGCCATCGTGAACTCGACACCAGAGGATATCGTGATGACCACACGAGTGTCCGGTACACCGGCTGCGGTGATCAACACCCCTTACGTGCAGAAAATGGGAACTGACCTGCCGTGGGCGATGAAAGTCCTGAAGGACTACAAACTGACAAAGAAATACATGGTGCCTTTGATTCATTTGATGGGAATGAAATCCCTTGAGGCAGCGGCCACCAAACCCACTTGGAAAACCGTGTGGACTGCCGGGCAGTCTGTGGGCCTGGTGGAGGAGATTCTGACGGTGAAAGAGATCTACGCCAAACTCATCAATGAGTATGACGAGAGCGTAAAAAGCCTTTCCCAGCTAGGTCTTGAGTGA
- a CDS encoding DUF4442 domain-containing protein — protein sequence MKNLKYTLFVHLYGLFKIPLVLFVSPRVVEAGKKRFVIKIPLGYRTKNHLNSMYFGALGIGAELSIAAAAVFAISESKQKIDFVFKDFKGEYLKRGDGDVHFICDEVELVNSLIEESKTNPNRIERKMKGYAIVPSVSETEPIMTYELTLSVRNRSLKT from the coding sequence ATGAAAAATCTCAAATACACACTGTTCGTTCATCTTTACGGTCTTTTTAAAATTCCTTTGGTTCTGTTTGTCAGTCCACGCGTGGTGGAAGCGGGTAAAAAGCGCTTCGTGATTAAAATCCCGCTGGGATACCGCACGAAGAATCATCTGAATTCGATGTATTTTGGAGCGTTGGGAATTGGCGCCGAGCTTTCCATTGCGGCAGCGGCCGTGTTTGCGATTTCGGAAAGCAAACAGAAGATCGACTTTGTTTTCAAGGATTTTAAAGGCGAGTATCTGAAGCGCGGCGATGGGGATGTGCACTTTATTTGTGATGAAGTCGAACTGGTGAACTCTTTGATTGAAGAGTCCAAAACCAATCCGAACCGCATCGAAAGAAAAATGAAAGGGTATGCAATTGTCCCTTCTGTCAGCGAGACAGAGCCCATCATGACTTATGAGCTCACGCTTTCAGTCAGAAACAGATCACTCAAGACCTAG
- a CDS encoding DUF1634 domain-containing protein, whose amino-acid sequence MTPAPQATPEKDSLHDLELTISQILRGGVLFAGIFLLAGWLWMWWRDGDNLQSFTVYEPRPLIENIQWALVMNDRALLIAQFGLVVLVCLPLVRVLMTAILFLKQKDKGLAIMALAVFVALVGSFLLGIEL is encoded by the coding sequence ATGACGCCAGCGCCGCAGGCAACACCTGAAAAAGATTCTTTACATGATCTGGAGCTGACCATCAGTCAGATTCTTCGGGGCGGGGTTTTGTTCGCCGGGATCTTTCTGCTGGCGGGCTGGCTGTGGATGTGGTGGCGCGATGGTGACAATCTGCAGTCTTTTACAGTCTATGAGCCTCGTCCCTTAATTGAAAACATTCAGTGGGCTTTGGTAATGAATGATCGTGCGCTGTTGATTGCCCAGTTTGGGCTGGTGGTGTTGGTGTGTCTGCCATTGGTGCGGGTGTTGATGACCGCCATTTTGTTCCTGAAACAAAAAGACAAGGGTCTTGCGATCATGGCGCTGGCGGTCTTTGTTGCCTTGGTGGGAAGTTTTCTTCTGGGAATTGAGCTGTAG
- a CDS encoding sulfite exporter TauE/SafE family protein → MFELLLLFTSMAAGFLGALLGLGGGIIVVPVLTLVYHVDIRYAIAASLISIVATSSGAAASYLKDSLTNLRLAVFLEVGTVSGAIVGFLISSFIKAQFLFLLFGTFLLFSALMMLRKRGEHIATVNHPWAEKLKLDGVYPEGGNRLVEYKVQNVPLGLFAMFGAGVMSALLGIGSGIFKVLAMDGAMKLPIKVSSATSNFMIGVTASASAGAYLLRGDVRPEIAAPVAVGIIVGSFVGAKAMVKIPAVRIRQIFVVVLSIVSIQMIIKGLK, encoded by the coding sequence ATGTTTGAGTTACTGCTGCTGTTCACTTCCATGGCTGCCGGATTCCTCGGGGCTCTTTTGGGGCTTGGTGGCGGGATTATTGTGGTGCCGGTTCTGACGCTTGTGTACCACGTCGATATTCGTTATGCGATTGCCGCAAGTTTGATTTCGATTGTGGCGACCTCATCCGGTGCGGCGGCAAGTTACCTGAAAGATTCTTTGACCAATCTGCGCCTGGCTGTGTTTCTGGAAGTCGGGACCGTCAGTGGCGCGATCGTCGGCTTTTTGATTTCTTCATTTATCAAAGCTCAATTCCTTTTCCTTTTGTTTGGAACCTTCCTGTTATTTTCCGCATTGATGATGTTGCGAAAGCGCGGTGAACATATTGCCACGGTCAATCACCCTTGGGCGGAAAAATTGAAGCTGGATGGTGTGTATCCTGAAGGCGGCAACCGTCTGGTTGAATACAAAGTGCAGAACGTTCCACTGGGTTTATTTGCGATGTTTGGTGCCGGTGTGATGTCAGCCCTGCTGGGAATAGGCAGTGGCATCTTTAAGGTTCTGGCCATGGACGGGGCGATGAAACTTCCGATCAAGGTTTCCAGCGCGACTTCCAATTTTATGATTGGTGTGACGGCCTCTGCCAGTGCGGGGGCGTATCTTCTGCGTGGAGATGTTCGCCCTGAAATTGCTGCACCCGTGGCGGTGGGGATCATTGTGGGGTCTTTTGTGGGCGCCAAAGCGATGGTGAAAATCCCGGCCGTGCGCATTCGCCAGATCTTTGTGGTGGTATTAAGTATTGTTTCCATTCAGATGATCATCAAGGGGTTGAAATGA
- a CDS encoding MFS transporter, which yields MFSKQEKFLLAILASIQFSSIVDFMIMMPLGPQLMRMFAINPHQFGLLVSSYTFFAGLSGFAASFFLDKFDRKACLLFFFVGFSVGTVACGLAPNYEMLLLARGLTGVFGGVLGSLVLSIVSDAISYERRGSAMGVIMTSFSMASILGVPFSLFLANQFNWHAPFIFLGCTSLLLCVVIWFKVPSMSKHLEGGVNKEPMWNTISRIANNKNQRRGLYFMSSVMFGHFAIIPFLSPSLVANAGLSESQLPLMYMIGGAFTIFSSPFIGRMADRYGKHKVFLWGALVTLIPYWVITNLGPSPLWVVLAICAFFFVVSGGRMIPATALVSGTAKPQNRGSFMSIVSCVQQLSSAVSSYIGGLIVTTGANGRLEHYPVVGYIAIAFTFVAIFLSRRIEAVEGGGPASVEPVAEPVI from the coding sequence GTGTTTTCCAAACAAGAAAAGTTCCTTCTCGCGATCCTGGCTTCCATACAGTTCAGTTCCATCGTGGACTTCATGATCATGATGCCGCTGGGGCCGCAGTTGATGCGCATGTTTGCAATCAATCCGCACCAGTTCGGACTCCTCGTGTCATCGTACACCTTCTTTGCGGGCCTCAGCGGCTTTGCCGCCTCTTTCTTTCTGGACAAATTTGATCGCAAGGCCTGCTTGCTGTTTTTCTTCGTTGGTTTCTCTGTCGGCACCGTGGCCTGCGGTCTGGCGCCAAACTATGAGATGCTGCTTTTGGCCCGCGGCCTGACGGGTGTCTTTGGCGGTGTCCTGGGATCGCTGGTTCTATCCATCGTCAGCGATGCGATTTCTTACGAGCGTCGCGGCAGCGCCATGGGGGTCATCATGACTTCGTTTTCCATGGCGTCCATTCTGGGAGTTCCCTTCAGTTTGTTCCTGGCGAATCAGTTCAACTGGCACGCTCCGTTTATCTTCCTGGGCTGCACTTCACTGCTGCTTTGTGTGGTGATCTGGTTCAAAGTACCGTCCATGAGCAAACACCTTGAAGGCGGTGTTAACAAAGAGCCGATGTGGAACACAATATCCCGCATCGCCAACAACAAAAACCAACGCCGTGGCTTGTATTTCATGTCATCTGTGATGTTCGGCCACTTTGCCATCATCCCGTTCCTGTCCCCGTCACTGGTGGCCAACGCAGGATTGAGTGAATCTCAACTGCCCTTGATGTACATGATTGGCGGAGCCTTTACGATCTTCAGCTCGCCATTTATCGGCCGCATGGCCGATCGCTATGGCAAACACAAGGTCTTCTTGTGGGGCGCTTTGGTGACGTTGATCCCGTATTGGGTGATCACCAATCTGGGGCCCAGCCCTCTGTGGGTGGTGCTGGCGATTTGTGCTTTCTTCTTTGTGGTTTCCGGCGGACGCATGATTCCGGCGACAGCCCTGGTGTCCGGCACAGCAAAACCGCAAAACCGCGGAAGCTTCATGAGTATCGTCAGCTGCGTGCAGCAACTGTCGTCAGCGGTTTCAAGTTACATCGGCGGATTGATAGTCACAACCGGTGCCAACGGAAGGTTGGAACACTATCCGGTGGTGGGTTACATTGCGATTGCTTTCACCTTTGTGGCAATCTTCCTGTCCCGCCGTATTGAGGCGGTCGAAGGCGGTGGCCCAGCTTCCGTCGAGCCTGTGGCAGAACCTGTGATCTAG
- the arfB gene encoding alternative ribosome rescue aminoacyl-tRNA hydrolase ArfB, with protein sequence MIDIQIPFAELDFTYARSRGPGGQNVNRTNSAAILRWNLMSSQVISDELKLRLQAKLAAQLTEDGDILIRSDVHRDQDQNRSECIARLHALLRKALFVPKKRVATKPSRSSVRKRLDTKRKHSETKTLRQKVK encoded by the coding sequence ATGATCGACATTCAGATTCCATTTGCCGAACTTGACTTCACCTATGCCCGGTCCCGCGGACCGGGAGGTCAGAATGTCAATCGCACCAATTCGGCGGCGATTCTGCGCTGGAATCTGATGAGTTCCCAGGTGATCAGTGATGAACTAAAACTGCGCCTGCAGGCCAAACTGGCCGCGCAGTTGACCGAGGACGGGGATATTCTGATTCGCAGTGATGTGCATCGTGATCAGGATCAGAATCGTTCTGAATGCATTGCGCGTCTTCATGCGCTTTTAAGAAAAGCACTGTTTGTTCCGAAAAAACGGGTGGCCACCAAGCCCTCCCGCAGTTCTGTGCGCAAGCGTCTGGATACCAAACGCAAACATTCTGAAACCAAAACTCTGCGGCAAAAAGTAAAATAA
- a CDS encoding OsmC family protein, with the protein MACQTKWVGGIGFESQIRDHKVAMDSRSDGGKDQGPSPKELLLASICGCTGMDVISILQKMRVGLQSCSVDADTDTTAGYPSIFDRVKLKFLVKGEMKNEQLMKAVVLSMTKYCGVSAMVVKASPIDYEVYLNDVKIGEGQADFESAKA; encoded by the coding sequence TCGAGTCGCAGATTCGCGACCACAAGGTTGCAATGGACTCACGCAGTGATGGTGGTAAGGACCAAGGGCCATCCCCGAAAGAACTGCTTTTGGCCAGTATTTGCGGCTGCACCGGAATGGACGTGATCTCCATCCTGCAGAAAATGAGAGTCGGGCTTCAGTCCTGCAGTGTGGATGCAGACACCGACACCACGGCGGGCTATCCGTCCATTTTCGACCGCGTAAAGCTGAAATTTCTCGTAAAAGGCGAAATGAAAAACGAGCAGTTGATGAAAGCGGTGGTTTTGTCCATGACCAAGTACTGCGGCGTCAGCGCGATGGTTGTGAAAGCCTCTCCGATTGATTACGAAGTGTACCTGAACGATGTGAAGATCGGTGAGGGACAGGCTGATTTTGAAAGCGCCAAGGCATGA